TTTGCCATTAGCGCCCGCCTGTTTGCCCTTCACGATCATAATGAGCAGCAGAAGGCAGACACCCTGGTCGCAAAGCTGAAAGAGGGGCAGAACATCGCCCTGGTCTCTGACGCCGGGACGCCACTGATCAACGATCCTGGCTACCATCTGGTGCGCACCTGCCGCGAGGCGGGGATCCGCGTGGTGCCGCTGCCTGGACCCTGTGCCGCGATTGCCGCCCTCAGCGCCGCCGGGCTGCCGTCGGATCGCTTCTGCTATGAAGGTTTTCTGCCTGCCAAATCAAAAGGCCGCCGCGATACGTTAAAAGCACTGGAGGCCGAGCCGCGCACGCTGATTTTTTATGAGTCCACCCACCGTCTGCTCGATAGCCTGGAGGACATCTGCACTGTGCTGGGAGAATCCCGCTATGTCGTGCTGGCCCGCGAGCTGACCAAAACATGGGAGTCGATTCACGGCGCGCCCATTGGCGAGCTGCTGGCGTGGGTGAAGGAAGATGAAAATCGCCGCAAAGGGGAGATGGTGCTGATTATCGAAGGGCATAAGGCTCAGGAGGAGGATCTGCCCGCCGATGCGCTGCGGACTCTGGCACTGCTTCAGGCCGAGCTGCCGCTGAAAAAAGCCGCCGCGCTGGCCGCCGAGATCCATGGCGTGAAGAAAAATGCTCTCTATAAACACGCTCTGGAGCAGCAGGGGTAAGGTTTATGAGCCGCTATCAGCCGCCGTTTACCATTACGCCGCCAATCCTGAATTTAGTGATTGAAATAGGGGAGCTGCTTGGACACTGGGCTGCCCAGACCGGGCGCGCCTCTCCTCTGCTGCGTAAAGAGAACCGGATCCGCACTATTCAGGCCTCGCTGGCGATCGAGCATAACAGCTTAAGCGCTGAGCAGGTCACGGCGATTATGGACGGTAAACGCGTGCTGGCCCCGGCAAAAGATATCCAGGAGGTCAGAAACGCTATTTTGGCATATGACCATCTCTCCAGCTGGGGTAAAGGACGGCTTAGCGATCTGCTTTCAGCACACCGTATTCTCATGGCCGGGCTAGTTGATAATCCCGGCAATCTCCGGCAAAACGATGTCGGTATCTATCGCGACAGGATGCTCATCCACATGGCTCCGCCAGCCTCACAGGTTTCCCGGCTGGTCGGTGAACTACTTAACTGGCTGGACAGTACCGATCTGCATCCGCTCATCGCCAGCTCTATTTTTCATTATGAGTTCGAGTTTATTCACCCTTTCGCCGACGGCAACGGGCGTATGGGACGCCTATGGCAAACGTTGATCCTGAGCACCTGGCGGCCTGAGATGGCCTGGCTACCGGTAGAAACGCTGATCCATTACCAGCAAGAGCGTTATTACCAGGTATTAGGCGAGTGCGACAGGGCCAGTGACTGCACTCTGTTTATCGAGTTTATGCTGGGAAACATTGCAGCGGCGCTGAAAGAGGGGCTAAATTCAGCGTCAACGATGTCGGAAGAAATGTCGGAAGAAATGTCGGAAGAAAAGGTGCTTGCGTTGTCACCTAAAGCGCAGGCGTATCTTGTTTGGCTCCGTCGGCACCCTACCAGTACGATTGCCGACATGGCTGCACGCTTTGGCGTAACGACACGCACGGTGGAGCGTCAGCTCCAGACGCTGCAAAAACAGGGCAGGCTGGAGCGCATCGGTTCAACGAAAGGCGGCTACTGGCATCTTGTCGACTAGCATGCCGTAGGCCGAGCAAGCGCAGCGCCGCCCGGCAAAAGTATCACGTTACCGGCGCCGGGTTAAACACCGCCAACTGGTTGTGCAGGCCCCACTGATCCGAGAAGGTTTTCTTGCGGCCGCTGGCGACGTCGAGAATAAAGTGGAACAGCTTCCAGCCCACGTCCTCAATGCTCTCTTCCCCGGTCGCGATCGTTCCGGCGTTGATATCCATCAGATCGTACCAGCGGTTAGCCAGCTCGGTACGGGTCGCCATCTTGATCACCGGCACCGCCACCAGACCGTACGGCGTACCGCGCCCGGTGGTGAACACCTGAACGGTGATCCCGGAGGCTACCTGCTGCGTACCACAGACAAAGTCGCTGGCAGGCGTCGCCGCGTAGATCAGGCCGCGCTTAGTTGGCCGCTGGCCCGGCGAAAGCACTTCCACGATGGCGCTCTGTCCCGACTTGGCAATGGAGCCAAGCGCTTTTTCAACCACGTTCGCCAGGCCACCTTTTTTGTTGCCCGGAGAGGGGTTGGCGCTGCGGTCGGTTTTGCCCATATCGAGATAGTTATCGTACCAGGCCATCTCTTCCAGCAGGCGCTTGCCCACTTCCTCGTTGATAGCGCGCGGGGTGAGCAGATGGATAGCATCGCGCACCTCGGTGACTTCCGAGAACATCACCGTCGCACCGCAGCGGACCAGCAGGTCAGAGGCATAGCCCACCGCGGGGTTGGCCGTCACACCAGAGAAGGCGTCGCTGCCCCCGCACTGCATGCCTACCACCAGCTCTGAAGCCGGGCAGGTTTCGCGCTGGCGAGCATTCAGCTTAATCAGGTGGCGCTCGGCAACCTGAAGAATATCGTCCACCATCGAGCGGAAGCCGACGTGCTGTTCATCTTGCAAACGCACAATGCTGGCGCTGTCGACGGGGATCGCCTGCACGTCTTCCGTTCCCTGCAGCAGGCGTTCCGGCTGAAGCTTCTCACAGCCGAGACCAACCACCATCACTTCGCCACCAAAGTTGGGGTTCAGGGCGATGTTGTGGATAGTGCGAATAGGCACCACCGCCGCCGGGGCGTTGATCGCCACGCCGCAGCCGTAGAGGTGATTCAGGCCAACCACGCCATCAACGTTGGGGTATTTCGGCAGCAGGTCGCGCTCGATAATTTTAACTACGTAGTCCACCACGCCCGCGACGCAGTGCACGCTGGTGGTGATCCCGAGCAGGTTTTTGGTACCGACGCTGCCGTCGGCGTTGCGGTAACCTTCGAAGGTGTAACCCTCAAGGGCAGGCATCGGATCCGGTACTTTGGTTGCCAGCGGCAGGGTCTCCAGCGGCGGCGCTGTTGGTAGCGCTACGGTGGATTCGTCGATCCAGCTGCCTCGGACAATATCGCGCACCGCATAGCCGATCACCTCCCCGTAGCGGACGATGTCGCCGTGCGCGGGAATATCCACCAGCGCGACTTTATGTCCCTGCGGAATATGCTCAATCAGTTCAAGCCCATCCGGGAAACGGGTCCCGGCTCTTAAGCCATTGTCATTGACAATAATCGCCACGTTATCGGTTTCATGAACCTTAATATAAAACGCCGTTGGCGATTCTTGTCTAATTTCGATGTCGGCCATTGTCCAGTATTCTCCGCCAGGTATGGGATAACAAAAACGGGAAAATGCGTATCATGTTTCTTGTTATCGGAAATAAACAACATTGCTATGGAATAAATAGTGTCAGGAGTTTCTGGTTAAGAATGTGATCCAGATCACTCATTATTGTTGTAGCAGGCCCGGCGGCAGGGCTAATGCCTAAATCTGTGGATCAGCGCCCAGAGAGTTGTGCATATGCTCAATATAATCGCCAAAATTACCGTGTTAATTGAGCATGGATACAATGCGGGATGGTTGAGGCCTGATTATACTGATTCACGATTTCATTGCATCTGGTTAGTTAACTGATATTGCCTGCTATCGATAAATAATCAGGAAAATACACCTCATAAAAATATAAAAATAGATTACCGTGCCCGAGGATAAATAAATGATATTAGATACTGCCGTTGAGTCAAAAAAGGGTATGCCTACCCGCTATTTAATCTTGCTCATTATCTTTATCGTTACGGCGATTAACTATGCGGACCGCGCAACCCTCTCTATCGCCGGGACCGAAGTGGCCAAAGAGCTGCAGCTCAGCGCCGTCTCCATGGGCTATATCTTCTCCGCTTTCGGCTGGGCTTACCTGCTGATGCAGATCCCCGGCGGCTGGCTGCTGGACCGTTACGGTTCGAAGAAAGTCTACACCTACAGCCTCTTTTTCTGGTCGCTGTTCACCTTCCTGCAAGGGTTTGTTGACGTCTTTCCGCTGGCCTGGGCTGGCGTGTCGATGTTCATCATGCGCTTTATGCTTGGCTTCTCTGAAGCCCCCTCATTCCCGGCGAACGCCCGCATCGTTGCCGCGTGGTTCCCGACCAAAGAGCGCGGTACGGCGTCGGCTATTTTCAACTCTGCCCAGTACTTCTCTCTGGCACTCTTTTCCCCGCTGCTGGGCTGGCTGACCTTTGCCTGGGGCTGGGAGCATGTGTTTACGGTGATGGGCGTGATTGGCTTTGTGTTGACCGGCATGTGGGTGAAGTTTATCCATAATCCTACCGACCATCCGAATATGTCAGCCAACGAGCTGGAGTACATCACCAAGGGCGGCGCGGTGGTCGATATGGACCATAAAAAGCCGGGTGCGGCAGTTGCTGGGCCTAAAATGCACTACATCAAGCAATTATTGACCAACCGCATGATGCTGGGTGTGTTCTTCGGCCAGTATTTTATCAACACCATTACCTGGTTCTTCCTCACCTGGTTCCCTATCTACCTGGTGCAGGAGAAAGGGATGTCGATTCTGAAAGTGGGCCTCGTGGCCTCTATCCCGGCGCTGTGCGGCTTTGCAGGCGGCGTGCTGGGCGGGGTCTTCTCGGATCACCTGATCAAACGTGGCGCAACCATCACCCTGGCGCGTAAGCTGCCTATTGTGCTGGGCATGCTGCTGGCGTCGAGCATCATTCTGTGTAACTACACCGATAACACCACCCTGGTGGTCACGCTGATGGCCTTGGCATTCTTCGGAAAAGGGTTTGGTGCCCTCGGTTGGCCGGTGATCTCCGATACCGCGCCAAAAGAGATTGTTGGACTGTGCGGCGGGGTATTTAACGTGTTTGGCAACGTGGCCTCCATTGTCACCCCGCTAGTAATTGGTTACCTGGTCAGCGAGCTGCACTCCTTTAACGCTGCTCTGGTGTTCGTCGGCTGTTCAGCCCTGATGGCGATGTTCTGCTACCTGTTCGTGGTGGGCGACATCAAGCGTATGGAACTGCGGAATTAAGCAACGGTTACTTCAAGGTATAGATGATGACTAACGATATCTTCCCAAACAAATTCAAGGCTGCGCTGGCAGCGCATCAGATTCAGATTGGCTGCTGGTCCGCGCTGGCAAGCCCGATCAGCACCGAGGTGCTGGGCCTGGCGGGCTTTGACTGGTTGGTACTCGACGGCGAACACGCGCCGAACGATGTCACGACCTTTATCCCGCAGCTGATGGCCCTCAAGGGCAGCAGCAGCGCGCCGGTGGTTCGCGCCCCGGCTAACGATCCGATTGCCATTAAGCGCCTGCTTGATATCGGCTTTTACAACTTCCTGATCCCGTTTGTCGAGAGCGAAGAGGAAGCCGTGCTGGCGGTGGCCTCAACCCGCTATCCGCCGGAAGGCATTCGCGGCGTATCGGTCTCCCATCGCGCCAACATGTTTGGCACCGTGCCGGACTACTTTGGCCAGGCGAATAAAAACATCACCATTCTGGTACAGATTGAGAGCCAGCAGGGCGTGGATAACGTTGATGCCATCGCCGCCACCGACGGCGTGGATGGGATCTTCGTCGGCCCAAGCGACCTTGCTGCCGCGCTGGGCCACTTAGGCAAAGCATCCCACCCGGAAGTACAGCGCTGCATTCAGCACATTTTTGCCCGTGCGAAAGCGCACGGTAAGCCGAGCGGCATCCTCGCGCCGGTAGAGGCCGATGCGCGCCGTTACCTGGAGTGGGGCGCAACCTTCGTTGCCGTAGGGAGTGACCTGGGCGTATTCCGCGCCGGAACCCAGCGTTTAGCTGATTCATTTAAGAAATAACCACCACCGAACAAGAGAGAGACGCAATATGACACTGAAAGTTGGTTTTATTGGCCTGGGCATCATGGGTAAACCAATGAGTAAAAACCTCATTAAAGCCGGTTACTCGCTGGTGGTTTCTGACCGTAATCCTGAGGCTATTGCTGAAGTAATTGCCGCCGGTGCAGAAACTGCCTCAACGGCAAAAGAGATTGCCGAGCGGTGTGATGTGATCATCACCATGCTGCCAAACTCCCCGCACGTGAAAGAGGTGGCGCTGGGCGAAGGCGGCATTATCGAAGGGGCGAAAGCGGGTACCGTGCTGATCGACATGAGCTCCATCGCACCGCTGGCCAGCCGTGAAATCAGCGACGCCCTGCAGGCGAAAGGCGTACAGATGCTTGATGCGCCGGTTAGCGGCGGCGAGCCGAAAGCGATCGATGGCACGCTCTCCGTAATGGTGGGCGGCGACAAGGCGCTGTTCGATAAATACTACGACCTGCTGAAAGCGATGGCGGGCTCGGTGGTGCACACCGGCGACATCGGCGCGGGCAACGTTACCAAGCTGGCAAACCAGGTGATCGTGGCGCTGAACATTGCCGCCATGTCTGAAGCGCTGAGTCTGGCGACCAAGGCTGGCGTAAACCCGGATCTGGTGTTCCAGGCAATCCGTGGCGGCCTGGCCGGCAGCACCGTGCTGGAAGCGAAAGCGCCGATGGTGCTGGATCGTAACTTCAAGCCGGGCTTCCGTATCGATCTGCACATCAAAGATCTGGCCAACGCGCTGGATACCTCTCACGGCGTGGGCGCGCAGCTGCCGCTGACCGCAGCGGTGATGGAGATGATGCAGGCGCTGCGTGCTGACGGTCACGGCAACGACGACCATAGCGCCCTTGCGTGCTACTACGAAAAACTGGCGAAAGTGGAAATCTCTCGCTAACAAAAAACGGGCGCGGAGACGCGCCCGGCATCTATGCCGCGTGCAGTAACAGGCTACTGATATGAAAATCGTAATTGCCCCAGACTCTTACAAGGAAAGCCTGTCTGCTACCGAGGTAGCCCAGGCGATAGAAAAAGGATTTCGGGAAATTTTTCCGGATGCACACTACGTCTCCGTTCCGGTCGCCGACGGTGGAGAAGGCACGGTTGAGGCGATGATCGCCGCTACCCAGGGCGCGGAGCATACGGCGTCGGTGACCGGCCCGCTGGGCGAGCGCGTAGACGCCCGCTGGGGCATGTCCGGCGACGGTCACACTGCGTTTATCGAGATGGCCGCCGCGAGCGGGCTGGCTCTCGTTCCCCCTGAATTACGTAATCCGTTGATTACCACCTCGCGCGGCACCGGGGAGCTGATCCTGCACGCGCTGGAGCACGGCGCGCGAAATATCATTATTGGCATCGGCGGCAGCGCCACCAACGACGGCGGCGCAGGTATGGTCCAGGCGCTGGGCGCGAAGCTGTGCGATGCTAACGGTACCGAGATTGGCCACGGCGGCGGCAGCCTGATGAGCCTCAACACCATTGATATTAGCGGGCTGGATCCGCGCCTGGCCTTATGCACTATCCGCGTTGCCTGCGATGTCAACAATCCCCTGACGGGGGAGCAGGGCGCATCGCGTATCTTTGGCCCACAGAAAGGGGCTACCGATGCGCAGATTGTTGAGCTGGATAACAACCTCAGCCACTATGCCGACGTGATTAAAAAATCCCTGCGCGTGGATGTTAAAGAGGTACCCGGCGCAGGCGCGGCGGGCGGTATGGGCGCGGCGCTGATGGCTTTCCTTGGCGCAGAGCTTAAGAGCGGCATTGAGATCGTTACCCAGGCGCTGAACCTGGAAGAGCATATTCACGACTGTACGCTGGTGGTCACCGGCGAGGGTCGCATCGACAGCCAGAGTATTCACGGCAAGGTGCCCGTGGGCGTGGCGAAGGTGGCTAAGAAATACCATAAGCCGGTGATTGGCATTGCGGGCAGTCTGACCCATGACGTGGGCGTGGTTCATCACTATGGCATCGATGCGGTGTTTAGCGTGCTGACCAGCATCGGCACGCTGGAAGAGGCCTTCCGCGGCGCATTCGACAATATCTACCGCGCTTCACGCAACATTGCCGCCACCCTGCGGGTCGGGATGTTGACGGAGGGGTGACAGCGGGACGTAAACCCTCTATACTGCGCGCCGAAGCTGACCAGACAGTCGCCGCTTCGTCGTCGTCCTCCTTCGGGGGAGACGGGCGGAGGGGAGGAAAGTCCGGGCTCCATAGGGCAAGGTGCCAGGTAACGCCTGGGGGGTGTCACAGCCCACGACCAGTGCAACAGAGAGCAAACCGCCGATGGCCCACGCAAGTGGGATCAGGTAAGGGTGAAAGGGTGCGGTAAGAGCGCACCGCGCGGCTGGTAACAGTCCGTGGCACGGTAAACTCCACCCGGAGCAAGGCCAAATAGGGGTTCATAAGGTACGGCCCGTACTGAACCCGGGTAGGCTGCTTGAGCCAGTGAGCGATTGCTGGCCTAGATGAATGACTGTCCAACGACAGAACCCGGCTTATCGGTCAGTTTCACTCTTTACACAGAACCCCGCCTCGGCGGGGTTTTTTGTTTTTCAGCCGTCATGCATATTTTGCAATCTGTCCCACCGCCGCCTGCACGGGCCTATGGTCTGGCATGTTCTGTAGGCTGGGCAAGCGCAGCGCCGCCCGGCATTTTATGGGATAAAACCTTGCGTGATCCCTTTCACACATACACCCGCGTTAGAATATTTTTATTAATTCAGATGCAAACGCAGCGGGTGTTTCTCAAATTATCCCATTCAAATTAAGTAATAGCCAAGTTTTTCTCTCGCTTCCTGATTACGATTAATTTATACCAAGAGCCGCAATATTAGCGGAATCGATAATAAGATCTGTCCCTACACTAATAAGCGAGAGCGTTATGATTATTAATAATAGTGATGTGATGCAAGGCACATCATCAGCAGCCCAAAAAGCGGGCATGACGGAGCAGGCGTGGCGCGAGGCGATTAAATTCGACAGCACCGACACGGGCTGGGTTATTATGAGTATCGGTATGGCCATCGGCGCGGGCATTGTATTTTTACCGGTGCAGGTGGGGCTAATGGGGCTGTGGGTATTTCTGCTCTCCTCCATTATTGGTTACCCGGCAATGTATCTCTTCCAGCGGCTATTTATTAATACATTGGCGGAGTCGCCTGAGTGCAAAGATTATCCCAGCGTCATTAGCGGCTATTTAGGTAAAAACTGGGGCGTTTTATTAGGTGCGCTCTACTTTATTATGCTGGTGATCTGGATGTTCGTCTACTCCACCGCCATCACCAACGACAGCGCCTCCTACCTGCACACCTTTGGTGTCACCCAGGGGCTGCTCTCCGATAACCCTCTCTATGGCCTGGTGCTAATCTGCATCCTGGTCGCCATCTCCTCGCGCGGTGAGAAGCTGCTGTTTAAGGTCTCAAGCCTGATGGTGCTGACCAAGCTGCTGGTAGTTGCGGCCCTCGGCCTGAGCATGGTGGGGCTATGGCATCTCTACAATGCCGGGACGCTGCCACCCGCTGGCCTGCTGGTGAAGAACGCAATCATTACGCTGCCCTTTACCCTGACGTCCATTCTCTTTATCCAGACCCTCAGCCCGATGGTTATCTCCTACCGCGCCAAAGAGAAATCCATTGAGGTTGCTCGCTATAAGGCCCTGCGTGCGATGAATATCGCCTTTGCCATTCTGTTTGTTACCGTCTTTTTCTACGCCGTCTCATTCACCCTGGCGATGGGCCACGATGAAGCGGTAAAAGCCTACCAGCAAAATATCTCC
Above is a genomic segment from Enterobacter sp. C2 containing:
- a CDS encoding MFS transporter; translated protein: MILDTAVESKKGMPTRYLILLIIFIVTAINYADRATLSIAGTEVAKELQLSAVSMGYIFSAFGWAYLLMQIPGGWLLDRYGSKKVYTYSLFFWSLFTFLQGFVDVFPLAWAGVSMFIMRFMLGFSEAPSFPANARIVAAWFPTKERGTASAIFNSAQYFSLALFSPLLGWLTFAWGWEHVFTVMGVIGFVLTGMWVKFIHNPTDHPNMSANELEYITKGGAVVDMDHKKPGAAVAGPKMHYIKQLLTNRMMLGVFFGQYFINTITWFFLTWFPIYLVQEKGMSILKVGLVASIPALCGFAGGVLGGVFSDHLIKRGATITLARKLPIVLGMLLASSIILCNYTDNTTLVVTLMALAFFGKGFGALGWPVISDTAPKEIVGLCGGVFNVFGNVASIVTPLVIGYLVSELHSFNAALVFVGCSALMAMFCYLFVVGDIKRMELRN
- the garD gene encoding galactarate dehydratase, giving the protein MADIEIRQESPTAFYIKVHETDNVAIIVNDNGLRAGTRFPDGLELIEHIPQGHKVALVDIPAHGDIVRYGEVIGYAVRDIVRGSWIDESTVALPTAPPLETLPLATKVPDPMPALEGYTFEGYRNADGSVGTKNLLGITTSVHCVAGVVDYVVKIIERDLLPKYPNVDGVVGLNHLYGCGVAINAPAAVVPIRTIHNIALNPNFGGEVMVVGLGCEKLQPERLLQGTEDVQAIPVDSASIVRLQDEQHVGFRSMVDDILQVAERHLIKLNARQRETCPASELVVGMQCGGSDAFSGVTANPAVGYASDLLVRCGATVMFSEVTEVRDAIHLLTPRAINEEVGKRLLEEMAWYDNYLDMGKTDRSANPSPGNKKGGLANVVEKALGSIAKSGQSAIVEVLSPGQRPTKRGLIYAATPASDFVCGTQQVASGITVQVFTTGRGTPYGLVAVPVIKMATRTELANRWYDLMDINAGTIATGEESIEDVGWKLFHFILDVASGRKKTFSDQWGLHNQLAVFNPAPVT
- a CDS encoding Fic family protein, which encodes MSRYQPPFTITPPILNLVIEIGELLGHWAAQTGRASPLLRKENRIRTIQASLAIEHNSLSAEQVTAIMDGKRVLAPAKDIQEVRNAILAYDHLSSWGKGRLSDLLSAHRILMAGLVDNPGNLRQNDVGIYRDRMLIHMAPPASQVSRLVGELLNWLDSTDLHPLIASSIFHYEFEFIHPFADGNGRMGRLWQTLILSTWRPEMAWLPVETLIHYQQERYYQVLGECDRASDCTLFIEFMLGNIAAALKEGLNSASTMSEEMSEEMSEEKVLALSPKAQAYLVWLRRHPTSTIADMAARFGVTTRTVERQLQTLQKQGRLERIGSTKGGYWHLVD
- a CDS encoding amino acid permease, with the translated sequence MIINNSDVMQGTSSAAQKAGMTEQAWREAIKFDSTDTGWVIMSIGMAIGAGIVFLPVQVGLMGLWVFLLSSIIGYPAMYLFQRLFINTLAESPECKDYPSVISGYLGKNWGVLLGALYFIMLVIWMFVYSTAITNDSASYLHTFGVTQGLLSDNPLYGLVLICILVAISSRGEKLLFKVSSLMVLTKLLVVAALGLSMVGLWHLYNAGTLPPAGLLVKNAIITLPFTLTSILFIQTLSPMVISYRAKEKSIEVARYKALRAMNIAFAILFVTVFFYAVSFTLAMGHDEAVKAYQQNISALAIAAQFISGDGAGWVKVVSVILNIFAVMTAFFGVYLGFREATQGIVMNLLRRKFPTRQFDEKYVQGGIMIFAILLAWSAIVLNAPVLSFTSICSPIFGLIGCLIPAWLVYKVPALHKYKGLSLKIIIITGLLLCISPLLAFA
- the garL gene encoding 2-dehydro-3-deoxyglucarate aldolase; translation: MTNDIFPNKFKAALAAHQIQIGCWSALASPISTEVLGLAGFDWLVLDGEHAPNDVTTFIPQLMALKGSSSAPVVRAPANDPIAIKRLLDIGFYNFLIPFVESEEEAVLAVASTRYPPEGIRGVSVSHRANMFGTVPDYFGQANKNITILVQIESQQGVDNVDAIAATDGVDGIFVGPSDLAAALGHLGKASHPEVQRCIQHIFARAKAHGKPSGILAPVEADARRYLEWGATFVAVGSDLGVFRAGTQRLADSFKK
- the garR gene encoding 2-hydroxy-3-oxopropionate reductase — protein: MTLKVGFIGLGIMGKPMSKNLIKAGYSLVVSDRNPEAIAEVIAAGAETASTAKEIAERCDVIITMLPNSPHVKEVALGEGGIIEGAKAGTVLIDMSSIAPLASREISDALQAKGVQMLDAPVSGGEPKAIDGTLSVMVGGDKALFDKYYDLLKAMAGSVVHTGDIGAGNVTKLANQVIVALNIAAMSEALSLATKAGVNPDLVFQAIRGGLAGSTVLEAKAPMVLDRNFKPGFRIDLHIKDLANALDTSHGVGAQLPLTAAVMEMMQALRADGHGNDDHSALACYYEKLAKVEISR
- the rsmI gene encoding 16S rRNA (cytidine(1402)-2'-O)-methyltransferase, with the protein product MKQHESAENSQGQLYIVPTPIGNLADITQRALTVLQSVDLVAAEDTRHTGLLLQHFAISARLFALHDHNEQQKADTLVAKLKEGQNIALVSDAGTPLINDPGYHLVRTCREAGIRVVPLPGPCAAIAALSAAGLPSDRFCYEGFLPAKSKGRRDTLKALEAEPRTLIFYESTHRLLDSLEDICTVLGESRYVVLARELTKTWESIHGAPIGELLAWVKEDENRRKGEMVLIIEGHKAQEEDLPADALRTLALLQAELPLKKAAALAAEIHGVKKNALYKHALEQQG
- the garK gene encoding glycerate 2-kinase → MKIVIAPDSYKESLSATEVAQAIEKGFREIFPDAHYVSVPVADGGEGTVEAMIAATQGAEHTASVTGPLGERVDARWGMSGDGHTAFIEMAAASGLALVPPELRNPLITTSRGTGELILHALEHGARNIIIGIGGSATNDGGAGMVQALGAKLCDANGTEIGHGGGSLMSLNTIDISGLDPRLALCTIRVACDVNNPLTGEQGASRIFGPQKGATDAQIVELDNNLSHYADVIKKSLRVDVKEVPGAGAAGGMGAALMAFLGAELKSGIEIVTQALNLEEHIHDCTLVVTGEGRIDSQSIHGKVPVGVAKVAKKYHKPVIGIAGSLTHDVGVVHHYGIDAVFSVLTSIGTLEEAFRGAFDNIYRASRNIAATLRVGMLTEG